GGCTGAGCAGCGGCTTCATGGAACTGCTGGTCACGACGAACGTGGCCGACGGCAAGACGCATTCGTTTCTCATCGAGCATGCCGAAGTGGTGAAGTCTGAGTACCAGGAGAATCAGGTGACTTACGAGATCCGGATTCCGAAGCGCTTCGCCCATCAATTGGAAAAGGCCGGCGCCACGCTCCGCACGCTGGACGACCAGCCGTTCACTTTCGTGCCGAACGACGAATACGTCCTGACCGTCCCACCCGTCGATCCCGAAGCCAATTGATTTCGGAACGGATCACTTCCTCGCTCCGCTTTCGTTGTCTACCCTCCCCGCATTCTCTGGCTCTGGACACTCGACTCTCGACACTGGACTCCCCCGCATGCGCCACAGCACCGGAATTGCCGACCTGGACGAAATGCTCGGGGGCGGACTCATTCCCGGCACGTTGACGGTCGTCCTCGGAGCGACGGGCATCGGCAAGACGCAGCTTGGTCTGCAATACCTGCACCAGGGAAAAGCTCAGGAGGGGGAGCCAGGCGTCCTGTTCGATCTCACGTCGCGCGGCGATTCCCAGAATCACGCCGAGTACGCCGAACGCATGTTCGGGTGGAAACTCCGCGACCGCCCTGCCGAGTGGAAGCTTGAAAACGTCGAGGCGCTCTGGCAACGCGACGAGTCTCGCTGGGATGCCGCTCATCTGTTCCGCGGGTCGGGCCGTCGGGTCACGCTGAGCGATCTGGACTTCGACCAGCAGCGGGAATGGAAGGTCGAACTCAACCGCAAGCTGGCCGACACCATCTCATTCTTCTATGGCAACTTCTGCCAGGGAGTACGGCGTTGCGTGATCGATGGCATCGAACCCTCCGACCGCGCCAGCGATTCCTTTCAGTTTGATCTGTTCGAGTACGTCTATCACCAGATTCTGCGGAAGGAGCACGACTGGGTCGCACGCGACCTGCTGCGGGCACAGTTCCGGGCGCATGCCGCTGAAGTCGAGAAGCATGCCTATCGATTCGAAGAGATCGGGTGCCTGATGCTCTGCACATCGCACGAAGTGATGCTCGACGGGCTGTTGTCACGTCCGATCGAAAGCGGCGACGTGCTGTCGAACGCCAACACGATCATCCTGATGGGCAAGATCCGGGAAGGGACGCGAATCAGCCGCGCCCTGTGCGTCGCCAAACACCGCGGCAGCCCGTGCGACGAGAATATTCGCGAATACGAAATCACAGGACATGGCTTGGTCCTGAAGTGAAAGAAACCGGACGCTCACGCATGCCGTCTGATTGACGCCGATCAGCCGCTGGGCGTTAGCCCACGGTTCTTTGACGGGTCACTCGCAGTGTAAGACTCGCCAACGTGTTGAACGTGTCGAAGCAGGAGCTTCGGCACGAGAACTTTCTTTCATCGCGAGTGCTGTGGGGTTGGCTCGCGCTGCATGATGGCGGGCAGCGCGGCCGAGACATCCAGCACATGTCTGGTATGACGTTCGAAATCGCGGCGCAGGCGTTCCGCGTCGGAGTGGTAACCCAACCGTCGCGCGAGGAATTCGAATTCCTCACTGTCATGCGGCGGCACGGTGAGATCGCTCGCATCTCCTCGCACGACTCGCAAGCCGTCGATCACTCGTCGCAGAAAGCGGTACGCATCCCGCAAGCCGACCCGAGACTCGCCCGTCAGCAGTCCATAGGCCTCCAGGGCTTTCATCGCTTCGCGGGTATTGGGTTCGCGAATCGCCTTGTCGAGGTGCCCGAAGGTGATCTGCAGCCCTTGCACCAGGTACTCGCAGTCGACGAGTCCGCCGGGACTGAGCTTGGCGTTGAACGTGCCGGGCCGCACCAGTTGGCGAACCTGTTTCTCGCGCATCGCCCGCATTGCGGCGACGTCGAACGGCTCGCCCCGATAGATGAGACTGTCGCGGAGTTGGACAATCTTCTTCCCGAGACGGCTGCTGCCGGCGACGGGACGCAGCTTCACCAACGCCTGACGTTCGTACGGCCAGGCAGGCCCGGTCGGACCAAAGTAGGCTGCGAACGAGTCGTACGAGACCGCCAGGCTTCCCGCTTTTCCGTACGGTCGCAGTCGTAAATCGACTTCGAAGATCCCTTTGCGTTTTGAACGGATCGCACGGCGAAATTCGTGTACCAGCCGCTGGAAGTACTCAAGATTCGAAATCACGTCAGGGCCGGCGGTCTGACCATCCCCTTCGAACAAGAACATCAGCTCGATGTCCGAGGCATAACCGAGTTCCCGACCGCCGAATTTTCCCAAAGCGCAGATACAACCTTTCGCGACGCTGCCGTCGGCCAGCAGCGGTTCACCATGAATCGCCTTTAACTGGCTTTCACAGATTTTCCGGGTGGCATCGACGACCACTTCGGCGACGTAGGTCAGTTCGCGGCCGAACATTCCAAACTTGTCTTGCAGACCGAGAATGTGCCGCATATCGGCCCGCATCATCTCGCGGTCTTTGAAGGCGTTGATCGCCTCGATCCGGCCCTCCTCAGGTGCGTTCTCAAGCAAAGTCTTGAGCTGATTCGTGAGATACGCCTTGTCGCGCGGCTGCTGCAAACCTTCCACATTGGTGACGACGGGGAACAGATTCTCATGCTGCAGTCGTAGAAAATCGTCCCAGAGAAAGTCGCTGATTCCCAGCAGCGTCGCCAAGGCGCCGAGGACGTCGGAATCCTGCAACGGACTGAGCTGCTCCAGCCAGTTCGGCTGCTTGAACAGGTTCTCAAGAAACTGCTGAAAGTGAATCAAGGCCGAAGCAGGATTGGGAGATTGCGACAGCAGGTGCGTGAAGTGCTTGATGAGCACGATTGCCGCGCGGAGTTCGTTCAGCCGATCGCCGTTCTGGATGCGGCGATTTTTTTCGTCGACGACGTGCAACGTGTCGATCACGCGATTGCCGACCGACTGAATCGTCATCCGGTTAATCGAGAGACCGCTCACGGCGATGGCATTCGTCAGCTCATAGAGAAAGCCCGGCGTATCCTCGCCGCGAATGTGCAGAATCGTGGCGTCGGCGTCGGTCACGTCGTCGATGTCGATTTCCAGCGGCAGCAACGTCAACGCCGCAGCCGGTCTCCCCTCCATCGCTTCGGCGACCCGACGTGCGAGCCGCCCCTGCGCTTCGCGCACATGCTTCTTCTCTGCGACATTGAGCAGATCGTTCAATTCGGTTTCGAACTTCGTCCACAATTCCGGATCGAACGGGGCGGCGTTCTCCGCTGTGGTCGGACGGACATGAAACACATTCACGAATTTTCGGGTGC
This genomic interval from Planctomicrobium piriforme contains the following:
- a CDS encoding [protein-PII] uridylyltransferase family protein, translating into MIDPQSALELLSPDGHPSDEVFAVLNEVGFEDLAAARARFQTLCDTDLQRAMCAQLMPALLHALNDAASPDASLLNFQRFIQSSEDRDPLIARLVQQPRAVEILVKLFVGSQFLTEILLRNPHYLDELTEHKRLAEFKSRGDFAEHGRREVPPGASLPEVMTQLRRFQQWELLRLAACDTFGLMDLKTVTLQLALLADALVQISLERVAQIEGLPLDDFVVLAFGKLGGEELNYSSDIDLVFVCEREAERYWGVGQKLIKTLAEATDLGFLYRVDMRLRPWGDAGALVTTADAYVDYMKRNGQLWEKQALLKARPIAGNLGVGFDVLARLESCIFEIDPGEVRRNIRQMKKKIEDQLARRGHRWGEVKGGPGGIRDIEFVTQFLQLTYGGRRPEVRSINTLDGLVRLAEQELIFPEEFRRLTEGYIVLRTIEHALQLLHNKQEHSLPRSDRRLAYLARRLDFPDTKTFLEQYELHSHSVREIFERYLHHDQHPLRQPAVEPTPVDLHFGRAAENYHECFSNEAEQQHVSLLNDLGSEQLIRVRVDDEPDGRQRVTIVGVDRIGELAAICGLMFAYGLDIVSGNVFTGADVEASGSQGKEQILAGQPRRVAGKKRTRKFVNVFHVRPTTAENAAPFDPELWTKFETELNDLLNVAEKKHVREAQGRLARRVAEAMEGRPAAALTLLPLEIDIDDVTDADATILHIRGEDTPGFLYELTNAIAVSGLSINRMTIQSVGNRVIDTLHVVDEKNRRIQNGDRLNELRAAIVLIKHFTHLLSQSPNPASALIHFQQFLENLFKQPNWLEQLSPLQDSDVLGALATLLGISDFLWDDFLRLQHENLFPVVTNVEGLQQPRDKAYLTNQLKTLLENAPEEGRIEAINAFKDREMMRADMRHILGLQDKFGMFGRELTYVAEVVVDATRKICESQLKAIHGEPLLADGSVAKGCICALGKFGGRELGYASDIELMFLFEGDGQTAGPDVISNLEYFQRLVHEFRRAIRSKRKGIFEVDLRLRPYGKAGSLAVSYDSFAAYFGPTGPAWPYERQALVKLRPVAGSSRLGKKIVQLRDSLIYRGEPFDVAAMRAMREKQVRQLVRPGTFNAKLSPGGLVDCEYLVQGLQITFGHLDKAIREPNTREAMKALEAYGLLTGESRVGLRDAYRFLRRVIDGLRVVRGDASDLTVPPHDSEEFEFLARRLGYHSDAERLRRDFERHTRHVLDVSAALPAIMQREPTPQHSR
- a CDS encoding RAD55 family ATPase is translated as MRHSTGIADLDEMLGGGLIPGTLTVVLGATGIGKTQLGLQYLHQGKAQEGEPGVLFDLTSRGDSQNHAEYAERMFGWKLRDRPAEWKLENVEALWQRDESRWDAAHLFRGSGRRVTLSDLDFDQQREWKVELNRKLADTISFFYGNFCQGVRRCVIDGIEPSDRASDSFQFDLFEYVYHQILRKEHDWVARDLLRAQFRAHAAEVEKHAYRFEEIGCLMLCTSHEVMLDGLLSRPIESGDVLSNANTIILMGKIREGTRISRALCVAKHRGSPCDENIREYEITGHGLVLK